A region from the Deinococcus sp. Leaf326 genome encodes:
- a CDS encoding GNAT family N-acetyltransferase translates to MNLPYSTSADPSVRVRRVTDPHDPALAAFGRIQEASYYAPDMLIPPEAFGSLLRGASRDREDRILVAETPRGEVLGGTVYSLLPGTGPGGAVFNSFLGVSPAAQGRGVGRTVWRQALEDVRAAGLAGMFADSVYGERQTAEERAAEARTGTDPVTRRRALHALGLRTVDVPYWQPVGGPDGGPLKDLDLLYQPAAHDVAGGETVALDLVTAALRSYWRGWLGQDRAEREARALAERAGHVTKLPLRPATETASYWL, encoded by the coding sequence ATGAACCTCCCCTACTCCACCTCGGCCGACCCGTCCGTGCGGGTCCGCCGCGTCACCGACCCGCACGACCCTGCTCTGGCCGCCTTCGGCAGGATTCAGGAGGCGAGCTACTACGCGCCCGACATGCTCATTCCGCCCGAGGCTTTCGGCTCACTGCTGCGGGGGGCGTCCAGGGACCGCGAGGACCGCATCCTGGTGGCTGAGACGCCCCGGGGTGAGGTGCTGGGAGGAACCGTCTACAGCCTGCTGCCCGGCACGGGCCCCGGGGGAGCGGTGTTCAACTCGTTTCTGGGCGTCTCGCCCGCCGCGCAGGGCCGGGGCGTGGGCCGGACGGTGTGGCGGCAGGCTCTGGAGGATGTCCGGGCAGCCGGGCTGGCGGGGATGTTCGCCGACAGCGTCTACGGCGAGCGCCAGACCGCAGAGGAGCGCGCCGCAGAGGCGCGGACCGGCACCGACCCCGTCACCCGCCGCCGCGCCCTGCATGCCCTGGGCCTGCGCACGGTGGACGTGCCCTACTGGCAGCCTGTCGGCGGCCCGGACGGCGGCCCCCTGAAGGACCTCGATCTGCTGTACCAACCCGCCGCCCACGACGTGGCCGGCGGCGAGACGGTCGCGCTCGACCTCGTGACTGCCGCGCTGCGCAGCTACTGGCGCGGCTGGCTGGGGCAGGACCGCGCCGAGCGTGAAGCCCGTGCGCTGGCCGAGCGCGCCGGGCACGTCACTAAGCTGCCCTTACGGCCCGCCACCGAGACAGCCTCGTACTGGCTTTAA
- a CDS encoding response regulator transcription factor — translation MRLLLVEDDPRIAEPTLGALREAGYAPTWAQTGPAGLEAARTGDFGLLVLDVMLPGLDGFSLARDLRAAGQDTPILFLTARGDLADRVEGLDLGGDAYLVKPFAVPELLATLRALTRRERGQGTPQLAFAGGRGRLDTVARTAFWDGLEVAVTGREYSLLETLALSPEHWFTREDLLDRVWGPEFGGEARIVDVYVRYLRRKLAPEAVSSERGRGYRVEG, via the coding sequence ATGAGGCTGCTGCTGGTCGAGGACGACCCCCGGATCGCCGAGCCCACGCTGGGCGCGTTGCGCGAGGCGGGCTATGCGCCGACCTGGGCCCAGACCGGCCCAGCGGGGTTGGAGGCCGCCAGGACCGGCGACTTCGGTCTGCTGGTCCTGGACGTGATGCTCCCGGGTCTGGACGGCTTCTCGCTGGCCCGCGACCTGCGCGCTGCCGGGCAGGACACGCCCATTCTCTTTCTCACGGCGCGCGGCGACCTCGCCGACCGGGTCGAGGGGCTGGACCTGGGCGGCGACGCCTACCTCGTCAAGCCCTTCGCGGTGCCCGAACTGCTCGCCACGCTGCGTGCCCTGACCCGGCGCGAACGTGGCCAGGGCACGCCGCAGCTCGCCTTCGCCGGGGGACGGGGGCGGCTGGACACGGTGGCGCGCACCGCCTTCTGGGACGGTCTGGAGGTCGCCGTCACGGGCCGCGAGTACAGCCTCCTCGAAACTCTGGCCCTCAGTCCCGAGCACTGGTTCACGCGTGAGGACCTGCTCGACCGGGTGTGGGGCCCGGAATTCGGCGGCGAGGCCCGCATCGTGGACGTGTACGTGCGCTACCTGCGCCGCAAGCTCGCCCCCGAGGCGGTCTCCAGCGAGCGTGGGCGCGGCTACCGGGTGGAAGGCTGA
- a CDS encoding HAMP domain-containing sensor histidine kinase produces the protein MQRLRLFSPLRRPLTLRARLALWAALATGLATVLVAAGLFFAVDRYLLTSQQGSLLSAVSALQDRVERVAAQAAQPFGIGVLVLDGSDLASLTAEDDQTRSLQLRLVTPQGGRLQAVSTPGFPRGIPLNLPAGLYWRGDQLLSVRPLRQGTALLVVASDARALSQARRAFVRALAWLLPAALLLSLLVGWAVAGRLLRPVRTLERAAREIGDGGDLRRALPGSGEGDELARLALTLEQSYGRLADAREREQGFLRAAAHDLRSPLAAVQARVEGTLSRERDPERYRHDLREVGRDLGRLSALTNHLLLLSRDASALGQSPVPLRDLAAEAVDRARELAPEADIDLAAPTPVGVMGDRVLLGQAIWNLTVNAIRHAPGATVTVTVASLERGGTQVTVQDDGPGVPAEELARLGEAFYRPDTSRHGEGSGLGLALARRAAALHGGELILHSAPGQGFTAVLRLPVPVLPSHSATLSGNEPS, from the coding sequence GTGCAGCGCCTCCGCCTGTTCTCCCCTCTCCGGCGGCCTCTGACCCTGCGGGCCCGACTGGCGCTGTGGGCCGCGCTGGCAACCGGGCTGGCGACAGTGCTCGTGGCGGCGGGGCTGTTCTTCGCGGTGGACCGCTACCTCCTGACCTCGCAGCAGGGGAGCCTCCTGAGCGCCGTGAGTGCCCTGCAGGACCGGGTCGAGCGGGTGGCCGCGCAGGCCGCGCAGCCCTTCGGCATCGGCGTACTGGTGCTGGACGGAAGCGACCTCGCGTCCCTCACCGCCGAGGACGACCAGACACGCAGCCTGCAACTGCGGCTCGTGACCCCGCAGGGCGGCCGGCTTCAGGCCGTCAGCACGCCCGGCTTCCCGCGCGGCATCCCGCTGAACCTCCCGGCCGGACTGTACTGGCGCGGCGACCAGCTTCTCAGCGTGCGGCCTCTGCGACAGGGAACGGCCCTCCTGGTGGTCGCCTCCGATGCCCGCGCCCTGTCGCAGGCGCGGCGGGCCTTCGTGCGGGCGCTGGCCTGGCTGCTGCCGGCGGCCCTGCTGCTCTCGCTGCTCGTCGGCTGGGCGGTCGCCGGGCGGCTGCTGCGCCCCGTGCGGACCCTGGAACGCGCGGCCCGCGAGATTGGTGACGGAGGCGACCTGCGCCGCGCCCTGCCCGGCAGCGGCGAGGGCGACGAACTCGCCCGCCTGGCCCTGACCCTGGAGCAGAGCTACGGCCGTCTGGCCGACGCCCGCGAACGCGAACAGGGTTTCCTGCGCGCCGCGGCCCACGACCTGCGCAGTCCCCTGGCCGCCGTGCAGGCCAGGGTCGAGGGCACCCTGAGCCGCGAACGCGACCCCGAGCGCTACCGCCACGACCTGCGTGAGGTCGGGCGGGACCTCGGGCGGCTCTCGGCCCTCACCAACCACCTGCTGCTGCTGTCGCGCGACGCCTCGGCTCTCGGCCAGTCGCCCGTGCCGCTGCGCGACCTCGCCGCCGAGGCTGTGGACCGCGCCCGCGAGCTGGCCCCCGAAGCCGACATTGACCTCGCTGCGCCCACACCGGTCGGAGTCATGGGCGACCGGGTACTGCTCGGTCAGGCCATCTGGAACCTCACCGTGAACGCGATCCGTCACGCTCCCGGCGCCACCGTGACGGTCACGGTGGCGTCTCTGGAGAGGGGCGGCACGCAGGTCACGGTGCAGGACGACGGCCCCGGAGTTCCGGCCGAGGAACTCGCGCGGCTGGGCGAGGCGTTCTACCGGCCCGATACCAGCCGTCACGGCGAGGGCTCAGGGCTGGGGCTGGCCCTGGCCCGGCGGGCAGCGGCACTTCACGGCGGAGAACTCATTCTGCACAGTGCTCCCGGTCAGGGCTTTACGGCGGTCCTGCGCCTGCCAGTGCCGGTCCTGCCGAGTCACTCTGCTACCCTGAGCGGCAATGAACCAAGCTGA
- a CDS encoding NTP transferase domain-containing protein, translating into MNQAEAGAWSAVVLGGGDPGDAFAAAHGVSVKPLIDLAGSAMATYVLRALRESGRVRRVLYVGPTTPEIEALTDGRVTDHGTLLSNLEAGVEALRSTGLPPGERVLVVTADIPMLSAQAVRDVLEAASTDAALIYPVVRREICEAQYPGVKRTYARLRDGTFTGGNLFLLDPALIGQFLPRLRAILAARKAPLRLAGIVGPGVLLGLLTGRLTVEALEKRVSDLLGVRACALVTPHASVGTDVDKEADLDLARRHLVRQS; encoded by the coding sequence ATGAACCAAGCTGAAGCAGGCGCCTGGAGCGCGGTGGTGCTGGGCGGCGGTGATCCGGGCGACGCCTTTGCGGCCGCGCACGGTGTGTCGGTCAAGCCCCTCATTGATCTTGCCGGCTCCGCGATGGCCACCTACGTCCTGCGCGCCCTGCGGGAGAGTGGGCGGGTCCGGCGAGTCCTGTACGTCGGGCCCACCACACCCGAGATTGAGGCGCTTACCGACGGCCGCGTCACCGATCACGGCACCCTGCTCAGCAATCTCGAAGCCGGCGTTGAGGCGCTGCGCTCGACCGGCCTCCCCCCTGGCGAGCGGGTGCTGGTCGTCACCGCCGATATCCCGATGCTGAGTGCCCAGGCTGTCCGCGACGTACTGGAAGCCGCCTCTACCGATGCCGCCCTGATCTATCCCGTCGTGAGGCGGGAGATCTGTGAAGCCCAGTATCCGGGCGTCAAACGCACCTACGCCCGTCTGCGCGACGGCACCTTCACGGGGGGCAATCTTTTCCTACTTGACCCCGCCCTCATCGGTCAGTTCCTGCCGCGCCTGCGGGCCATTCTGGCCGCCCGTAAAGCTCCCCTACGCTTGGCCGGCATCGTCGGCCCCGGCGTGTTGCTGGGTCTGTTGACTGGCCGCCTGACCGTCGAGGCGCTGGAGAAGCGGGTCAGCGACCTGTTGGGCGTGCGGGCCTGCGCGCTTGTCACGCCTCACGCGTCTGTCGGCACCGATGTGGACAAGGAGGCCGACCTGGATCTGGCGCGGCGCCACCTGGTTCGGCAATCCTGA
- a CDS encoding ferredoxin: MPHVITSPCVSVKDQACTEVCPVECIYDAGDQFLIHPDECIDCGACVPACPVSAIFPEEDVPGGEQEFIVKNRVFFGL; encoded by the coding sequence ATGCCTCATGTCATCACGAGCCCCTGCGTCAGCGTCAAGGATCAGGCCTGCACCGAAGTCTGCCCTGTCGAGTGCATCTACGACGCTGGCGACCAGTTCCTCATCCACCCCGACGAATGTATTGACTGCGGCGCCTGCGTCCCCGCCTGCCCTGTGAGCGCCATCTTCCCTGAAGAGGACGTCCCCGGCGGCGAACAGGAATTCATCGTCAAGAACCGCGTCTTCTTCGGTCTCTGA